Proteins encoded within one genomic window of Haematobia irritans isolate KBUSLIRL chromosome 5, ASM5000362v1, whole genome shotgun sequence:
- the rig gene encoding gem nuclear organelle associated protein rigor mortis, translating to MTRFPLVAQWNLSRCCVCSPDGGILYVGSRSINYIGPMPDNGTAPEIKLFHNKSIPMSIDIDPHWGENSREGGVGINDDTTTKLFVVLSQDNSVQIWDFNKGCALQGHKAHVACMRYMEGNGPSPQNAGDVFISYMINRNVLSVDNQDIVVYCVASNSFCRRPMFISPRNHQLTAMKCSPYHENYFAVGTSRGLVLLCDLQKMVTIYTLRGHDAAITSLAWNRVLAADLCQPSLDKGGEVKVEKARKKPVKLARTDTTIIDTDDIFDIYDYDYLDNEFGATPQTKMDPISEFVGIEKSKESSGTAAEFDFAEACQSLKEEINALREDQGEHMSSEHVSVSLDDCKNSNIKDDTSSYDSASDNEEENARSGRSEGSIVRLVCGTPSSEESLIVDGLDRQQQLVCQADVHASHVAEIQTEPSVADEDVKCLSPEDILGDILLASTGMDGSLYVWNTSSGAVCDHHKIRGSHIGKNKKNVNIEIFWLNSISFITSNRSGELQVWSLTSPTTNTQHSSVSTMPQLKQYKFKECNKKRTKQKSIVAFAVCPKRQMLWCLSSNREIFLEDLASNRTILKYGCVSTNISALRECPEDMNKIALGFSDRRIGVIDISKLSPSLIHIDNFVQRIESPVTSLVWSPDCKKLAYGTVEGRIGIINIEGGHKQQPLALNSVCGKTIYSINWQERYIFVVCNERIAVYEDNPNNKDAYIIPDITCVSAISLRNSYLFVGTQNGRLRLYSRKAGEKSQYFQYELKIELELSSRYITEISWSPIATNKFAVVSNANNVNILKFKDETGTLEMLHKFDIKSTKAANSCAKWSNRNDNLLLTCGFDGAIRVWDLSAEISSERFIKLYHCPMKCGLFLPTDEDVLLCAGTSTSLELIDMRLEQSDENLAKPKRSNNRTLDNVQWATKASTRHDGKPGQGPKKSNKGMELNPSCCLEQKNCPEQSSVGTCEDVSNMLEKLELTKDDKASANSSSIYMKIPTTLLYLTTKELNKDAVDVMYNILCLTVCEKTTENKSLCAKLFGSKSEATQLLTDELKNHQNSESKGISNILMPQLNGSIKDEILKCVQAKQLCEWHVSIAPSISYGFWQKCCQAYADQLQEQGCTLQSVVYMLAIHMEREAIEILMQKNYFKEALLLSRIYLQPDDPLNNNIAEQWITHLYNNGHLTGAALLCLLSQQYNRAYDCLVKIRNTGADIERVIRLLKKSDN from the exons GGTGTGCACTTCAAGGCCATAAAGCCCACGTAGCATGTATGCGTTATATGGAAGGCAATGGTCCATCTCCTCAAAATGCTGGCGACGTCTTTATTAGCTATATGATCAACCGGAATGTCTTGTCTGTAGACAATCAGGACATTGTCGTATATTGTGTTGCATCCAACTCATTTTGTAGACGACCTATGTTTATTTCGCCGCGAAACCATCAATTAACTGCGATGAAATGTTCACCTTATCACGAAAACTATTTCGCTGTGGGTACCAGTAGAGGACTAGTTTTACTCTGCGATCTGCAAAAGATGGTTACGATATATACACTGCGTGGTCATGACGCGGCCATTACCTCTTTGGCCTGGAATCGGGTATTGGCTGCAGATCTTTGCCAACCGAGTTTAGACAAGGGAGGAGAAGTAAAAGTAGAAAAGGCACGAAAAAAGCCAGTTAAGTTAGCAAGAACAGATACTACTATTATTGATACCGATGACATATTTGATATATACGATTATGATTATTTGGATAATGAGTTCGGTGCTACACCACAAACTAAGATGGATCCTATTTCAGAATTTGTGGGAATAGAAAAATCCAAGGAGTCTTCGGGTACTGCCGCAGAATTTGATTTTGCCGAGGCATGTCAGAGTCTTAAAGAAGAAATTAACGCATTGAGAGAAGATCAGGGGGAACATATGTCCTCAGAACATGTGTCGGTTTCATTGGACGACTGCAAAAATTCCAATATAAAAGACGACACGTCTTCCTATGATAGTGCAAGCGATAACGAGGAAGAAAATGCTAGATCTGGGCGTTCCGAAGGAAGTATAGTACGTCTAGTATGTGGAACGCCTTCGTCTGAGGAGAGCCTAATTGTTGATGGCTTAGATCGTCAACAGCAACTTGTGTGTCAAGCGGATGTCCATGCTTCCCACGTAGCAGAAATACAGACAGAGCCATCTGTAGCAGATGAGGATGTAAAATGCTTGTCACCGGAAGATATACTAGGGGATATATTGCTCGCTTCAACAGGAATGGACGGTTCGTTGTATGTTTGGAATACCTCATCTGGTGCTGTGTGCGACCATCATAAAATTCGAGGATCTCATattggcaaaaataaaaaaa ACGTGAACATTGAAATATTCTGGCTCAATTCAATTTCATTCATAACTTCAAATCGAAGTGGTGAGCTCCAAGTATGGTCCCTAACGTCCCCGACAACAAACACTCAACACTCTTCGGTGTCTACTATGCCACAACTAAAGCAATATAAATTTAAGGAATGTAATAAAAAACGCACTAAGCAGAAATCTATAGTGGCATTTGCTGTTTGCCCCAAGCGACAAATGTTATGGTGTTTGTCCTCAAACCgagaaatatttttggaagattTGGCATCAAATAGGACTATATTGAAGTACGGTTGTGTTTCGACAAATATATCCGCCTTACGTGAATGCCCCGAAGATATGAACAA AATCGCTTTGGGTTTCTCCGATCGACGAATTGGAGTAATAGATATATCCAAACTATCTCCATCATTAAttcatattgacaattttgtgcaACGTATAGAGTCTCCGGTTACATCTTTGGTGTGGAGCCCTGattgtaaaaaattggcctacgGTACCGTAGAAGGAAGG ATTGGTATAATCAATATTGAAGGTGGCCACAAACAACAACCACTCGCACTCAACTCTGTTTGCGGAAAAACCATATATTCAATAAACTGGCAAGAGAGGTACATCTTCGTGGTGTGCAATGAGCGCATTGCTGTTTATGAAGACAATCCCAATAATAAAG ACGCTTACATTATTCCCGATATCACATGTGTCTCCGCCATCTCCCTTAGAAATAGCTACCTTTTTGTGGGAACACAAAATGGTCGTCTACGCCTATATAGTCGCAAAGCAGGAGAAAAATCACAGTATTTTCAATATGAATTGAAAATAGAATTAGAGCTGTCATCCCGCTATATAACCGAAATTTCCTGGAGCCCAATAGCTACAAATAAGTTTGCCGTAGTATCAAATGCCAACAATGTTAATATTCTCAAATTTAAAGATGAAACAGGAACTTTGGAAATGTTGcataaatttgatataaaatctACAAAGGCTGCAAATTCGTGTGCTAAGTGGAGTAATCGAAATGACAATTTATTGCTAACTTGTGGTTTTGATGGAGCCATTCGTGTGTGGGATCTGTCAGCTGAAATATCAAGTGAACGCTTTATTAAATTATATCATTGCCCTATGAAATGTGGCCTTTTTCTACCAACGGATGAAGACGTGTTGTTATGCGCCGGTACAAGTACATCATTAGAGCTGATTGATATGCGTCTGGAACAAAGCGATGAGAATCTAGCAAAACCAAAACGTTCTAATAATCGTACGTTAGATAACGTACAATGGGCTACAAAGGCTTCTACCCGGCACGACGGCAAACCAGGACAAGggccaaaaaaatctaacaaaggcATGGAATTAAATCCTAGCTGCTGTctagaacaaaaaaattgtccgGAACAAAGTAGCGTTGGTACATGTGAAGATGTTTCTAATATGCTAGAGAAGCTTGAATTAACAAAGGACGACAAAGCTTCTGCCAATTCCTCTTCAATTTATATGAAG ATACCTACTACTTTGTTATATTTAACCACAAAAGAATTGAATAAAGATGCCGTGGATGTTATGTACAATATTTTATGCCTAACAGTTTGTGAAAAAACGACCGAAAACAAATCTTTGTGTGCCAAATTATTtggatctaaatctgaagctacACAACTCTTGACAGATGAAT taaaaaatcatcaaaacagCGAATCTAAAGGAATATCGAATATTCTTATGCCACAATTGAATGGAAGTATAAAAGATGAAATTCTCAAATGTGTTCAAGCTAAACAGCTCTGTGAGTGGCATGTGTCAATAGCTCCaagcatttcttatgg tttttggcaaaaatgttgtcaagcatATGCTGACCAATTACAAGAACAAGGATGCACATTGCAAAGCGTAGTGTATATGCTTGCTATACACATGGAACGTGAGGCCATAGAAATCCTCATGCAAAAGAATTACTTTAAGGAGGCTCTTCTACTATCGCGCATATATTTGCAACCGGATGATCCATTGAATAACAATATAGCCGAACAATGGATAACACACCTTTATAATAATGGACATCTAACTGGCGCTGCTTTATT ATGTCTCTTAAGCCAGCAGTATAATCGTGCCTATGATTGCCTCGTAAAAATTAGGAATACAGGAGCAGATATTGAACGAGTTATCCGTTTATTGAAGAAATCGGACAATTAA
- the LOC142237847 gene encoding cilia- and flagella-associated protein 206, with protein sequence MNYFINIRDFLPDFLQELSKANVSKKFGDFLLHLIFEDKSNKGNNWGNFLKRASCKPKTDVKPFITIDDLVPYFVEECEQNFLGIDKYFGSYLLHILIRDVNEGLPKPNHITVCKLEHFLRKCAEKLTHKLDATICNIKMSFFFKTCVPLDFESAKGKYELDSTEKLKILSAGILQYPENSNSKQLDEMFDKMLVFIITAYSIGCPTDTELLKQTRQSLHSVLGKGDLQKYVLKKRYHRLEYLQKLSSTVCGIVTFNNYRKNAKDDNIITKLEMAQRNTKKALDEDLKQASECIQKGTRVIQNLLKINVSQQKVEFYCTPAKIHEINKFVILFVTYNRYLERIKVVFGKTEHLIEATQKNFKSVIDKINDILKFRSAIETEIIFPHFIYLSNVWSSLVLHLNILADINRMKSNLDNLLNDNMKNHFHYTVETACRNSSFVIDASFDESKLTNSILNGQFDSLESQTILKNYCGLTMALTGGLLVQAKYVKKLSEKSDINFGFANIDMAHLAQRRFSTFTHTIKNVILSSADMILLFELDDQIIGQDIELLKQTIATKTESATQTESFIHPENQVDAVWNVWDYHRKTIQLANVRTRQTICTQTKVSSGKRNVHNQCQAKSSRFVQ encoded by the exons atgaattattttataaacataCGGGATTTTTTGCCGGATTTTCTTCAAGAGTTGTCGAAAGCAAATGTATCCAAGAAATTTGGTGACTTCCTCCTACATTTGATATTTGAGGACAAAAGTAATAAAGGAAACAATTGGGGAAACTTTTTAAAAAGGGCGTCATGTAAACCAAAAACTGATGTTAAACCTTTTATAACCATTGACGATTTGGTACCCTATTTTGTAGAAGAGTGTGAACAAAACTTCTTGGgtattgacaaatattttggCAGTTACCTTTTGCATATATTGATACGCGATGTAAACGAGGGTTTGCCGAAACCTAACCATATAACTGTATGCAAACTTGAacattttttgcgaaaatgcGCGGAAAAACTTACGCACAAATTAGATGCTACCATTTGCAACATAAAGATGAGtttctttttcaaaacttgTGTACCTCTTGATTTTGAATCTGCAAAGGGAAAATATGAACTGGATTCTACAGAAAAACTAAAGATATTAAGCGCGGGCATACTACAATATCCGGAAAATAGCAATTCTAAACAACTAGACgaaatgtttgataaaatgctagtttttattattacagCATACAGTATTGGCTGTCCAACCGATACAGAA CTTCTAAAACAAACAAGACAAAGCTTACATAGTGTTTTGGGAAAAGGCGATCTTCAGAAGTATGTTTTAAAAAAAAGATACCATCGTCTAGAATATCTACAAAAGCTAAGTTCAACCGTTTGTGGCATAGTCACTTTCAATAATTATAGGAAGAATGCCAAGGACgacaaca ttataacGAAATTAGAGATGGCACAGCGCAATACAAAGAAAGCTTTAGATGAGGATTTAAAACAAGCATCCGAGTGTATTCAAAAGGGAACGCGGGTTATACAGAACCTTTTGAAAATTAATGTCTCCCAACAAAAGGTGGAATTTTACTGTACcccggcaaaaattcatgaaatcaaCAAGTTTGTCATACTTTTTGTTACATACAATAGATATTTGGAGCGTATAAAGGTCGTCTTTGGAAAGACAGAACATTTAATCGAAGCCACGCAAAAGAATTTTAAATCTGTCATAGACAAAATAAATGATATTCTCAAGTTTCGCTCGGCAATTGAAACAGAAATCATATTT CCCCATTTTATATATCTTAGCAACGTTTGGTCTTCATTAGTTTTGCATTTAAATATCTTGGCCGATATCAACAGAATGAAGTCCAATTTGGATAATTTATTGAATGACAACATGAAAAATCATTTCCACTATACTGTTGAAACCGCATGTAGAAATAGCAGTTTTGTCATTGACGCTTCTTTCGACGAATCAAAGCTCACGAATAGTATTTTAAATGGACAATTTGACTCTTTGGAGTCA caAACTATTCTAAAAAACTATTGTGGATTGACGATGGCTTTAACTGGAGGACTTTTGGTACAAGCCaagtatgtgaaaaaattaagtgaaaaaTCGGATATAAACTTTGGGTTTGCCAATATTGATATGGCGCACTTGGCACAGCGCagattttctacatttacgcacactataaaaaacgttattttatcTTCTGCGGATATGATATTGCTTTTTGAACTTGATGACCAAATTATAGGCCAAGACATTGAATTATTAAAACAAACTATTGCGACCAAAACGGAATCGGCAACTCAAACCGAATCATTTATCCATCCAGAAAACCAAGTCGATGCCGTTTGGAATGTATGGGATTACCATAGGAAGACAATACAATTGGCTAATGTACGAACTCGGCAAACTATTTGTACACAAACTAAGGTTTCTTCTGGTAAACGGAATGTCCACAACCAATGTCAAGCTAAATCTAGCCGTTTCGTGCAATAG
- the ERp60 gene encoding disulfide-isomerase A3 — MYKSILILCTIIALGSYRTHAAESDVLELTDDNFSSTLASHETTLVMFYAPWCGHCKRLKPEYAKAAEIVKDDDPPITLAKVDCTEGGKETCNKFSVSGYPTLKIFKGDEVSQDYNGPREAAGIAKFMRAQVGPASKDIATVADLDKFLGAKETTIFGYFKDIDSKLAKTFLKFADKNREKYRFGHSSNSDVLEKAGETDAIVLIRAPHLSNKFEENTAKFEGSSESDLSTFVKDNFHGLVGHRTQETVRDFKNPLITAYYSVDYVKNVKGTNYWRNRVLKVAKEFAGKLNFAISAKDDFQHELNEYGYDFVGEKPVILARDAKNLKYALKEEFSVENLRDFAEKLLEGELEPYIKSEPIPEDNSAPVKVAVAKNFDEVVMNNGKDTLIEFYAPWCGHCKKLTPIYDELAEKLQNEDVVIAKMDATANDVPPEFNVRGFPTLFWLPKDSKNKPVSYNEGREVDDFIKFISKHSTNELKGYDRSGKPKKTEL; from the exons ATGtataaatcaattttaattttgtgtacCATCATCGCATTGGGGTCATACCGAACCCATGCAGCAGAAAGTGATGTCTTGGAGTTAACGGATGATAATTTCTCGTCCACTTTGGCATCACATGAGACGACCTTAGTCATGTTTTACGCTCCTTG GTGTGGACATTGTAAACGGTTAAAGCCTGAATATGCCAAGGCCGCTGAAATAGTTAAAGACGATGATCCCCCAATTACATTAGCGAAG GTCGACTGTACAGAGGGTGGAAAGGAAACATGTAATAAATTCTCTGTTAGCGGGTATCCcactttgaaaatatttaagggcGATGAGGTCTCACAGGATTATAATGGACCACGTGAAGCTGCTGGCATTGCTAAGTTCATGCGCGCCCAAGTTGGTCCCGCCTCTAAGGACATTGCTACTGTCGCTGATTTAGACAAATTCCTTGGTGCCAAGGAAACAACTATTTTCGGCTATTTCAAAGACATAGACTCAAAACTTGCCAAAACTTTCTTGAAATTCGCTGACAAGAATCGTGAAAAGTATCGTTTTGGTCATAGCAGCAACTCCGATGTATTGGAAAAGGCGGGAGAAAC AGATGCTATTGTTCTCATTCGCGCCCCCCATTTAAGCAATAAATTCGAGGAAAATACAGCTAAATTCGAAGGATCATCAGAGTCTGATCTAAGTACTTTTGTAAAAGACAATTT cCATGGATTGGTCGGACATCGTACACAAGAAACTGTTCGTGATTTCAAAAATCCCTTAATCACTGCATACTATTCCGTCGATTATGTGAAAAATGTAAAGGGTACAAACTATTGGAGAAACCGTGTACTTAAAGTAGCCAAGGAGTTTGCTGGCAAACTGAACTTTGCTATCTCTGCTAAGGACGACTTTCAACATGAACTCAATGAGTACGGATATGATTTTGTTGGAGAAAAACCCGTCATTTTGGCTCGTGATgctaaaaatctaaaatacgcCCTTAAGGAAGAATTTTCAGTCGAAAACTTGCGCGATTTTGCTGAAAAGTTACTTGAAGGCGAATTAGAACCTTACATCAAATCGGAACCCATTCCAGAAGACAATAGTGCTCCTGTCAAGGTAGCTGTTGCCAAGAACTTTGATGAAGTAGTCATGAACAATGGCAAGGATACGTTGATTGAATTCTATGCTCCTTGGTGTGGACATTGCAAAAAGTTAACACCCATCTATGATGAACTAgcagaaaaattacaaaatgagGATGTAGTAATTGCAAAAATGGATGCAACAGCCAATGATGTACCTCCCGAATTCAATGTTCGTGGTTTCCCAACACTTTTCTGGCTTCCTAAGGATTCCAAAAATAAACCTGTCTCTTACAACGAAGGACGTGAAGTGgatgattttattaaatttatatctAAGCATTCTACTAACGAGCTCAAAGGCTATGACCGCAGCGGTAAGCCTAAAAAGACAGAGCTTTAA
- the LOC142241664 gene encoding proteasome assembly chaperone 2: MLIQLQDIKEQDLTEYTVIVPSVCIGNAAQLACDLLISSMNLKRIGSISHPALIPIYGPSAYQHDSHKSSACELYSCSTSRIVVFQFRSPFISRHMSSFHKELSQFVGKISSRVIILSGSLGFEKRIIDACPYEYKASDIFKEQHADNLKNMKWNEFKGETIFGGGNGLQLYEALVEMKVPTMILFRYLLEGDNSTDARFILKELAELCDGFLSLKADNGGMQLKVPISWKLLFGNDIPELIF; the protein is encoded by the coding sequence ATGTTGATTCAACTACAGGATATTAAGGAGCAGGATTTAACGGAATATACCGTTATTGTTCCGAGTGTTTGTATAGGGAATGCGGCGCAATTAGCTTGCGATTTGTTAATATCCTCGATGAACTTGAAAAGAATTGGTTCGATTTCACATCCAGCCCTAATTCCAATTTACGGTCCCAGCGCCTACCAACATGATTCACATAAAAGCTCTGCTTGCGAGCTATATTCCTGTTCTACAAGTCGTATTGTGGTTTTTCAATTTCGATCTCCCTTTATATCCCGCCACATGTCCTCATTTCATAAAGAATTATCTCAATttgttggaaaaatttcatcCAGAGTGATAATACTAAGTGGAAGTCTTGGATTTGAAAAGCGTATCATAGATGCTTGTCCTTACGAGTATAAGGCAAGCGATATATTTAAAGAACAGCATGCCGACAATCTTAAGAATATGAAGTGGAATGAATTTAAAGGTGAAACAATATTTGGAGGAGGTAATGGTCTGCAATTGTATGAAGCTTTGGTCGAAATGAAGGTGCCTACTATGATACTCTTCCGTTACTTACTTGAGGGGGACAACTCTACAGACGCGAGATTTATACTGAAAGAATTGGCAGAATTATGCGACGGCTTTCTCAGCTTAAAAGCAGACAATGGCGGAATGCAACTCAAGGTTCCCATATCGTGGAAACTCTTGTTTGGAAATGATATTCCCGAACTTATTTTTTAA